The following coding sequences lie in one Vibrio spartinae genomic window:
- a CDS encoding GH1 family beta-glucosidase, translating into MNKYELPQDSQLRHKDFVFGVATSSYQIEGGVAEGGRTPSIWDTFCQKPGKVDDGDNGDVACDHYHLWQQDIEMISDLGVDAYRLSIAWPRILPEDGVVNPQGLAFYEQIIDACHARGMTVYVTLYHWDLPQYLEDKGGWLNRETAYKFAEYADVVSRHFGDKIDVYTTLNEPFVAAFLGYRWGIHAPGVVGEREGFLASHHLMLGHGLAMPVLRKNAPNAKHGVVFSASPAYPLEDKDIGAANYSDADNYQWFIDPVLKGEYPALITEHQAMHMPMILEGDLEIISAPVDYIGINYYTRNVVRYDEHGEIKIVPQPENEHTYIGWEMYPQGLTDLLVRLNERYDNMPPIYVTENGAATDDTCVDGQVNDEQRIRYFQTHLEAIDQAIRAGVRIDGYFAWSLMDNFEWAFGYRQRFGLVYVDYQTQERTLKQSAIAYKNMLLERAEENK; encoded by the coding sequence ATGAATAAATACGAACTTCCTCAAGACTCTCAATTACGTCATAAAGATTTTGTTTTTGGTGTGGCTACTTCGTCTTATCAGATTGAAGGTGGTGTCGCAGAAGGTGGCCGGACACCATCGATATGGGATACGTTCTGTCAAAAGCCGGGTAAAGTGGACGATGGTGATAATGGTGACGTGGCTTGTGATCACTACCATCTTTGGCAACAAGATATTGAAATGATCAGTGATTTAGGTGTGGATGCCTATCGCTTGTCGATTGCCTGGCCGCGTATTCTGCCCGAAGACGGGGTTGTTAATCCGCAAGGTCTGGCGTTTTATGAGCAGATCATCGATGCATGTCATGCCCGGGGAATGACGGTGTACGTCACGCTGTATCACTGGGATCTGCCCCAATATCTCGAAGATAAAGGGGGCTGGCTCAACCGTGAAACCGCGTATAAGTTTGCTGAGTATGCGGATGTCGTCAGCCGTCATTTTGGCGATAAGATCGATGTTTATACCACATTAAATGAACCGTTTGTGGCGGCTTTCTTAGGGTATCGCTGGGGGATTCATGCGCCGGGCGTTGTCGGAGAACGTGAAGGTTTTCTCGCATCCCATCACCTGATGTTAGGACATGGGTTAGCCATGCCCGTACTGCGTAAGAATGCTCCGAATGCGAAACATGGCGTGGTATTCAGTGCATCACCGGCTTACCCTTTGGAAGACAAAGATATCGGTGCCGCCAATTATTCAGATGCTGACAATTACCAATGGTTTATTGACCCGGTACTGAAAGGTGAATATCCGGCTTTAATCACTGAGCATCAGGCAATGCATATGCCGATGATTCTGGAAGGGGATCTCGAGATTATTTCCGCGCCTGTCGATTATATTGGTATCAATTACTATACCCGTAATGTGGTTCGTTATGATGAGCATGGTGAGATTAAAATCGTTCCCCAACCTGAGAATGAGCATACCTATATCGGCTGGGAAATGTATCCTCAAGGTCTGACGGATTTACTCGTCCGTTTAAATGAACGCTATGACAATATGCCACCCATTTATGTGACTGAAAATGGTGCGGCGACCGACGACACTTGTGTTGATGGCCAAGTTAACGATGAACAACGTATCCGTTATTTTCAGACGCATCTTGAAGCCATCGATCAGGCCATCCGAGCCGGAGTACGGATCGACGGCTATTTTGCCTGGAGTTTAATGGATAATTTTGAGTGGGCATTTGGTTATCGTCAGCGATTCGGTTTGGTTTATGTGGATTATCAGACCCAAGAGAGAACACTGAAACAAAGCGCTATTGCTTATAAAAATATGTTGTTAGAGCGAGCTGAGGAGAACAAGTAA
- a CDS encoding carbohydrate ABC transporter permease: MTKLAMIVLAFILIISAIVTVFPFVWSALLSTRDRTEIFGSGISFAIGDSLAINYAKLQEIMPFWQAMFNSIYVAFLGTAVSLLFCSMGGYAFGVFQFKGKKLIFGMLVGSMMIPPVLSLIPYFMIIKFLGLLDNHIAVWLPFTTTPFGIFLMRQHIVASVPKELLEAAKLDGAGQLRTYWSVVLPLMKPALATLAIVQFVFFWNMFMQPLVVLTTPENYVITQALRSVQGIPNTPWGAVMLGTTISILPLVVTYLFASKQMISGLTSGAVKG, translated from the coding sequence ATGACAAAGTTAGCCATGATTGTCTTAGCGTTTATCTTAATTATCTCTGCAATTGTGACAGTGTTTCCGTTTGTTTGGTCGGCGCTGTTATCAACCCGTGACCGGACTGAAATTTTTGGTTCGGGCATTAGTTTTGCGATTGGGGATAGCTTGGCAATCAACTATGCCAAGCTGCAAGAAATCATGCCATTTTGGCAGGCGATGTTTAATTCGATCTATGTGGCCTTCCTTGGGACGGCGGTCTCACTGCTGTTTTGTAGCATGGGTGGCTACGCATTCGGTGTCTTTCAATTTAAAGGCAAGAAACTGATATTCGGGATGTTAGTCGGCTCCATGATGATTCCCCCGGTGCTGAGTCTGATTCCTTATTTCATGATTATTAAGTTTCTGGGTTTGTTAGATAACCACATTGCGGTATGGCTGCCGTTTACGACCACGCCATTCGGGATTTTTCTGATGCGTCAACATATCGTGGCTTCTGTGCCAAAAGAGTTGTTGGAAGCGGCGAAACTTGATGGTGCCGGTCAGCTGCGAACTTACTGGAGTGTTGTCTTGCCGTTGATGAAACCGGCCTTGGCGACATTAGCAATCGTCCAGTTTGTCTTCTTCTGGAACATGTTTATGCAGCCTTTGGTGGTGCTGACAACACCTGAGAATTACGTCATCACCCAGGCACTCCGTAGTGTTCAGGGGATCCCGAATACCCCTTGGGGCGCGGTGATGTTGGGGACAACAATTTCGATACTGCCTCTTGTCGTGACTTACTTGTTTGCGTCTAAACAGATGATCAGCGGGCTCACGTCTGGTGCAGTGAAAGGTTAA
- a CDS encoding carbohydrate ABC transporter permease, with the protein MKHSSRDENRSPSDERFLNRYLKALTPYGFLFPFLCIFSVFGVFPLVFSVYLSFHAWNPVEGLEAMKFVGFENYSIALTDPWLWRSLKNTFWLAITSGVAQHLIAIPVAYILVSMADRLRHWLTSAYFLPYITSTVAASLIFFNMYSPHSGIINQTLTSLADSSLFGWAFAWVNQFQPIRWLDDATMVKPSIAIMVFWKYTGFNIVLYTTGLMTIPKDILEAARMDGANAIRRFWSISLPMIRPFIFFAVTMTIIGNLQLFEEPFVLTRGTGGTGQSGLTISMYLYKVGWEWLEMGTASAISWLLFALIAICTLIQFFFFGKKGLGEQ; encoded by the coding sequence ATGAAGCATTCGTCAAGAGATGAAAATAGAAGCCCATCGGATGAGCGTTTTTTAAATAGATATTTGAAAGCGCTTACACCCTATGGTTTTTTATTCCCATTCTTATGTATTTTTTCGGTGTTTGGTGTTTTTCCATTAGTTTTTTCTGTTTATCTTTCATTTCACGCATGGAACCCTGTTGAAGGTTTAGAGGCGATGAAATTTGTCGGGTTTGAGAACTATTCAATCGCTTTAACCGACCCGTGGCTTTGGCGTTCTCTTAAAAACACATTTTGGCTCGCGATTACTTCCGGTGTCGCACAACACCTCATCGCGATTCCGGTCGCTTATATTTTGGTCTCAATGGCAGATCGACTACGCCATTGGTTAACGTCTGCTTATTTTCTGCCTTACATTACTTCCACCGTTGCCGCGTCTCTGATCTTTTTTAATATGTATTCGCCCCATTCGGGCATTATTAATCAGACGCTGACTTCACTTGCTGATAGCTCTTTATTCGGTTGGGCTTTTGCGTGGGTTAATCAATTTCAGCCGATCCGCTGGCTTGATGATGCAACCATGGTAAAACCGTCTATCGCGATTATGGTGTTCTGGAAATACACCGGTTTCAATATTGTTTTATATACCACCGGGCTGATGACGATCCCGAAAGATATTTTAGAAGCGGCCCGGATGGATGGTGCCAATGCTATCCGTCGTTTCTGGAGCATTTCATTGCCGATGATTCGTCCTTTTATCTTCTTTGCCGTCACCATGACGATTATTGGCAACTTACAACTATTTGAAGAACCGTTTGTTCTGACCCGTGGTACCGGTGGTACCGGCCAGTCAGGTTTAACGATTTCAATGTATCTCTACAAAGTGGGTTGGGAATGGTTAGAAATGGGCACCGCTTCTGCAATTTCATGGCTGCTGTTTGCTCTGATTGCAATATGTACTTTGATTCAATTTTTCTTCTTCGGCAAAAAAGGACTGGGGGAACAATAA
- a CDS encoding ABC transporter substrate-binding protein: MKIKALTLTSVVLMGIVSAPSFSADADKRIRFDGFPDFDSSLKVILPDFEKKTGIHVDYLMNNHGDHHTKLTTNLATGSGAGDVIVVDVEKIGPFVASGGLVDLSKKYGADQYADRFAPYAWSQGKGGDGDVYGMPVDLGPGVMYYRTDIFKKAGLKVDDVIKSWDSYIAAGEKLKKIGIQLIPSAADVAQTIIFTTVPEGEGIYFDKNGKSVVTSERFVHAFQVAKEIRDKGLDGQILAWSNEWYEGFRKGTFATQLSGAWLLGHLQNWIAPETSGKWAVSHLPNGIYGSWGGSFLSIPKQSKHQDEAWELIKYMTTNRAIQLKHFATIAAFPANVTTYDDDMFKEKIDFLGGQQARLLFAEVARNIKPVQPSKGDHIARSIIFENALMEVLDENKDIKTALKEAERLIKRRTRNL; this comes from the coding sequence ATGAAAATAAAAGCCTTAACACTCACCTCGGTTGTACTGATGGGAATCGTGTCTGCGCCTTCTTTTTCTGCGGATGCGGATAAGCGCATTCGCTTTGATGGATTCCCTGATTTTGATAGCAGCCTGAAAGTGATACTGCCTGATTTCGAGAAAAAAACAGGGATTCATGTTGATTACCTGATGAATAACCACGGTGACCATCACACCAAGCTCACAACCAACTTGGCAACAGGCTCGGGTGCTGGTGATGTCATTGTTGTTGATGTTGAGAAAATCGGTCCATTCGTCGCCTCGGGTGGTTTGGTTGATCTCTCTAAAAAATATGGTGCTGATCAGTACGCAGACCGTTTTGCACCTTATGCCTGGTCTCAAGGAAAAGGCGGGGATGGTGATGTCTATGGGATGCCGGTGGATTTAGGTCCGGGGGTGATGTATTACCGTACCGATATTTTTAAAAAAGCCGGGCTCAAAGTCGATGATGTGATCAAAAGCTGGGACTCATACATTGCTGCGGGTGAAAAGCTTAAAAAAATTGGGATTCAATTAATCCCGTCTGCTGCTGATGTCGCACAAACTATCATTTTTACCACGGTCCCTGAGGGTGAAGGCATCTATTTCGATAAGAATGGTAAATCGGTTGTTACATCCGAGCGCTTTGTGCATGCGTTTCAAGTGGCCAAAGAAATTCGTGATAAAGGGTTAGATGGTCAGATTCTGGCTTGGTCAAATGAATGGTATGAAGGATTCCGTAAAGGTACTTTTGCGACGCAATTGTCAGGGGCTTGGTTGCTCGGTCATTTGCAGAACTGGATCGCACCGGAAACATCAGGCAAATGGGCAGTTTCACATTTACCGAATGGGATTTACGGCAGTTGGGGCGGATCGTTCTTGTCGATTCCGAAGCAATCTAAACATCAGGATGAAGCGTGGGAGTTGATTAAGTACATGACGACCAACCGTGCCATCCAGCTGAAGCACTTTGCAACGATTGCCGCGTTCCCTGCTAATGTCACCACGTACGATGACGACATGTTTAAAGAGAAAATTGATTTTCTGGGAGGGCAACAGGCTCGGTTGTTATTTGCTGAAGTGGCACGAAATATCAAACCGGTTCAACCTTCAAAAGGGGATCATATTGCTCGCTCAATTATTTTCGAAAATGCACTCATGGAAGTTCTTGATGAGAATAAAGACATCAAAACTGCACTAAAAGAAGCTGAGCGTTTAATTAAGCGTCGTACTCGTAATCTTTAA
- a CDS encoding LacI family DNA-binding transcriptional regulator — translation MVTIKHVSERAGVSQATVSRVINGSTRVSREKQLKVERAIKELGYRPNSIAQALASSRTESVGIVVPELGGPFYSGILQSIEGQLRQLGYHAVITAGANTEQSQKEAVEFLLGRRVDALILHTQQLDDDYLIMLEERGLPIILINRVVPEMVTSCIDIDNEAGGLLATQYLIKMGHKHIACITGPLNKSDARGRLQGYRKALENAGLEYNEMLVSEAGFTEETGMSAMNKLLNRGCPFSAVFAANDHMAFGAREVLKSVGLSVPDDISLVGFDNILFARYLTPGLTTIDFPIEKMSKEAVKLAIHKINKNKSDVNLKLVPSLVIRDSVKNVINTL, via the coding sequence TTGGTCACTATTAAACATGTATCAGAACGAGCAGGTGTATCACAAGCAACCGTTTCCAGAGTTATCAATGGGTCGACCCGAGTCAGTCGGGAAAAACAATTAAAAGTTGAAAGAGCCATTAAAGAATTGGGTTATCGCCCCAATTCTATTGCTCAAGCATTGGCTTCTAGCCGTACAGAAAGTGTTGGTATTGTTGTCCCCGAATTAGGTGGCCCATTTTATTCAGGGATATTACAAAGTATTGAAGGACAGTTACGTCAGCTCGGTTATCATGCTGTTATTACGGCAGGAGCAAATACTGAGCAAAGTCAGAAAGAAGCTGTTGAATTTCTTTTAGGCCGCCGGGTTGATGCACTTATTCTCCATACACAACAACTCGATGATGATTATTTAATCATGTTAGAAGAGCGAGGGTTACCGATTATTTTAATTAACCGGGTCGTACCTGAAATGGTGACCAGTTGCATTGATATCGATAATGAAGCCGGTGGGTTACTTGCGACGCAATATTTGATCAAAATGGGGCACAAACATATTGCTTGCATTACCGGGCCGCTGAATAAATCTGATGCAAGGGGCCGCTTGCAAGGCTATAGAAAAGCATTGGAAAATGCCGGGTTGGAATATAACGAAATGCTTGTTTCCGAGGCCGGATTTACCGAAGAAACAGGGATGAGCGCCATGAACAAATTGCTCAATCGCGGATGTCCGTTCTCTGCTGTATTTGCAGCGAATGATCACATGGCATTCGGTGCGCGTGAAGTGCTGAAGTCAGTCGGACTTTCTGTGCCGGATGATATTTCGTTAGTTGGCTTTGACAATATTCTTTTTGCTCGTTATCTCACTCCGGGGTTAACAACCATTGATTTTCCGATTGAGAAAATGAGCAAAGAAGCAGTAAAACTAGCAATTCATAAAATCAATAAAAATAAATCTGATGTGAATCTTAAACTTGTACCTTCTCTAGTCATTAGAGATTCAGTCAAGAACGTAATAAATACCCTATAA
- a CDS encoding methyl-accepting chemotaxis protein — MLKQSAPFILRSGELTINYLNIDRTMMSYLSTLYPEDLEPLSQSIEQSMQDFRTKLAWFKALPDPDHHIGAFVEKIESTAVETFQDINVTLDAYKKYLEMKDKNVKQRALLQSLIMQINNNLLENLAAENQPDARQSIEALLTQIGLLVGEVNEAFSLQDVIETRALERRFKIRKTRLDQAIATFQSASPSFFRQSETPLKLLEQQAFSADGAVLRHIASVELYDQLTEQQGDVKLDIDAQLKNIDDFSAYATQIAEQRYVESTDQAKESVITLVILSIASVVVALLIGIVIATMIRRPSRRLQRVLGQVAEKDLSSRVNYQTNNEFGMLSKAVNMVIDDLSHIIHQMRSTAKQLNDASLDNQQTSEELSLAIAEQTSQTASTATAMEEIEYTVKDISESVSETLSIATVAVNGSNSGQVLMQKNVELLNHLSQRLKDSTQTIYQLESYCAGIESILDIISNISSQTNLLALNAAIEAARAGEQGRGFSVVADEVRGLAEKTTASTQEIQSKIEQLQQSSVLAVKQISECVDDMENCIIQTQDVDASLNEVHMNLNKIEERSHKISASTEQHQFAAIQVKENINKIQMLSHQNMIRSENLAEQSKALEQMAEYQSELTSSFKL; from the coding sequence ATGTTGAAACAATCAGCACCATTCATATTACGTTCGGGTGAATTGACGATCAACTATTTGAATATTGATCGTACGATGATGTCATATTTATCAACGCTATACCCGGAAGATTTAGAGCCTTTAAGTCAGTCTATTGAGCAATCGATGCAAGATTTCCGGACCAAGCTTGCATGGTTTAAGGCGCTACCTGACCCCGATCATCACATTGGCGCGTTTGTAGAGAAAATAGAATCAACAGCAGTGGAGACATTTCAAGATATCAATGTAACACTGGATGCTTATAAGAAGTATCTGGAAATGAAAGATAAAAATGTCAAACAACGGGCATTACTTCAATCGCTCATTATGCAAATTAATAATAATTTGTTAGAAAATCTTGCCGCAGAAAATCAGCCTGATGCACGTCAGTCGATTGAAGCACTGCTCACCCAAATCGGCTTGCTGGTTGGTGAAGTGAATGAAGCGTTTTCTTTACAAGATGTGATTGAGACACGTGCATTAGAGCGGCGCTTTAAAATACGGAAAACGCGTTTAGATCAAGCGATTGCAACCTTCCAGTCTGCATCACCATCATTTTTTCGTCAAAGTGAAACACCGCTGAAGCTATTGGAGCAGCAAGCCTTCTCCGCTGATGGGGCTGTCTTAAGGCATATTGCGTCGGTTGAACTCTATGACCAGCTGACTGAACAGCAAGGTGATGTCAAATTAGATATTGATGCACAATTGAAAAATATTGATGACTTTTCAGCATATGCAACTCAAATCGCAGAGCAACGTTATGTTGAATCAACCGATCAGGCGAAGGAATCCGTGATTACACTGGTGATACTGTCAATTGCGTCCGTCGTGGTTGCTCTCTTGATCGGCATTGTGATTGCGACAATGATTCGCAGGCCAAGCAGACGCTTGCAACGCGTGCTTGGTCAGGTCGCAGAAAAAGATCTCAGTTCACGTGTTAACTATCAAACCAATAATGAATTTGGGATGTTGTCTAAGGCGGTGAATATGGTCATCGATGATTTATCCCATATCATTCATCAAATGCGCTCGACGGCGAAGCAACTGAATGATGCTTCTCTCGATAATCAACAGACCAGTGAAGAATTGAGTCTTGCGATTGCAGAACAAACCTCACAAACCGCATCGACTGCCACAGCAATGGAAGAAATTGAGTACACAGTGAAAGATATTTCAGAGTCGGTCAGTGAGACGTTATCTATCGCAACCGTTGCAGTAAACGGTTCGAATTCCGGACAGGTATTGATGCAGAAAAATGTTGAGTTATTGAATCACCTGTCTCAGCGCTTGAAAGATTCGACCCAAACGATATATCAGCTAGAAAGCTATTGTGCCGGTATCGAGTCGATTCTGGATATTATTTCTAATATTTCTTCACAAACGAATCTGCTCGCTTTGAATGCGGCGATTGAGGCGGCAAGAGCCGGAGAACAAGGTCGTGGTTTTTCTGTGGTTGCAGATGAAGTGAGAGGGTTAGCTGAAAAAACCACAGCAAGTACCCAAGAAATACAATCAAAAATTGAACAACTACAACAAAGCTCTGTTTTAGCAGTGAAACAAATATCAGAATGTGTGGATGATATGGAAAATTGTATCATTCAGACTCAGGATGTCGATGCCTCTTTAAATGAGGTGCATATGAATCTGAATAAAATTGAAGAGCGTAGTCATAAAATATCAGCATCGACGGAGCAACATCAGTTTGCTGCAATTCAAGTCAAAGAAAATATTAATAAGATTCAGATGTTGTCTCATCAAAATATGATTCGATCTGAAAATTTAGCAGAGCAGAGTAAAGCATTAGAACAAATGGCAGAATATCAATCTGAACTCACATCCTCGTTTAAATTATGA
- a CDS encoding uracil phosphoribosyltransferase, translating to MYILNESTQKHSFDQLIEICKSSSMSMGYKLRNAHYQLGEIIAKPISQSSNHQQNYAVLILMRAGLCFGNGIADKLEQLGGTVSIIFVSDDKISKEDLELVKGKEIIIVDAVINSGKSVFSLIEQLPDTNPIKLVTTVIPSTSTELLKSHDLYTVRVSSNKYEGAKVQVISNGKGPDTGDRLFNTYN from the coding sequence ATGTATATATTAAATGAAAGCACTCAAAAGCATAGTTTTGATCAACTGATTGAGATTTGTAAAAGCAGTTCAATGTCGATGGGCTACAAACTTCGAAACGCACACTATCAGCTAGGTGAGATCATTGCAAAACCAATCTCACAGTCTTCGAATCATCAGCAAAACTATGCTGTACTGATTCTGATGCGTGCAGGTCTGTGCTTTGGTAATGGTATTGCTGACAAGCTAGAACAACTTGGCGGAACTGTATCAATCATTTTTGTTAGCGATGATAAGATTTCTAAAGAAGATCTAGAACTGGTTAAAGGAAAAGAAATCATCATTGTTGATGCTGTTATAAATTCGGGGAAAAGTGTATTTAGTTTGATTGAGCAACTGCCAGACACTAACCCTATAAAACTTGTTACAACGGTCATCCCAAGCACTTCTACAGAATTACTTAAAAGTCACGATTTGTATACTGTGCGAGTTTCAAGTAACAAATATGAGGGAGCGAAGGTTCAGGTTATTTCAAATGGGAAGGGGCCTGATACGGGCGACAGGTTGTTCAACACATACAATTAG
- a CDS encoding haloacid dehalogenase-like hydrolase, with amino-acid sequence MMKLAIYGVSRAGKDYLINNVIAYLQQTTQLTAIHIQGSKTLNEIAQDMFQKPFKSLEESSKKILREKFTEIVDEKNSEYDLVLVDGHYSFIDGDSYKVVFTEQDENVYDHFFYLDTPSEMIVEFSRKSKGDRKNLDITEGQVRNWKEFEKNELDKICNYHHKELVILDEDTKSSVQFIYYWLDSYSSKLCSQTFANKFYTEYQELLEKPTQIILIDCDKTVSINDGTYDFCEKLGIRKEKLKSVFRNDRYTSYQFFKVWNMYKKQSPIKVEESANQALDNIYLSQNVFEYLRCQKDSVVIGVTSGVFDIWTLVNDKYKIFDVLLGNTSKPELEYLVTPYFKKAIAQRLRDKGKHVVAIGDSMIDIPMLEIANQGYLVAHEKLNKAVESYIARVGCTNIDQLFDVEVSYNLKRCCELEEA; translated from the coding sequence ATGATGAAGTTAGCTATCTATGGTGTATCTAGAGCTGGTAAAGATTATTTGATCAACAATGTAATAGCCTATCTACAGCAAACTACTCAGTTAACTGCTATTCATATTCAGGGTTCAAAGACATTGAATGAAATTGCTCAAGATATGTTCCAAAAACCTTTTAAAAGTCTCGAAGAATCAAGCAAAAAAATTTTACGAGAAAAATTTACTGAAATAGTGGATGAAAAAAATTCAGAATACGATCTCGTACTAGTAGATGGTCACTATTCTTTTATAGATGGCGATTCTTACAAAGTAGTCTTCACTGAACAAGATGAAAATGTTTACGATCACTTCTTCTATTTGGATACTCCATCAGAAATGATTGTAGAATTTTCAAGAAAAAGCAAAGGTGATAGAAAAAATTTAGATATTACTGAAGGTCAGGTACGAAATTGGAAAGAGTTTGAAAAAAATGAACTAGATAAGATCTGCAATTATCATCACAAAGAGTTAGTTATCTTAGATGAAGATACTAAATCTAGCGTTCAATTTATTTATTATTGGTTGGACTCATACTCATCAAAACTTTGTAGTCAAACCTTCGCTAATAAGTTTTATACTGAATACCAAGAGTTACTAGAAAAACCAACACAGATTATACTTATTGACTGTGACAAAACAGTTTCAATTAATGATGGTACATATGATTTTTGTGAAAAATTGGGAATCAGGAAAGAAAAATTAAAATCTGTATTTAGAAATGATAGATATACGTCATACCAATTTTTTAAAGTATGGAATATGTACAAAAAGCAAAGCCCTATAAAAGTAGAAGAATCCGCTAATCAAGCCTTGGATAATATATATCTAAGTCAGAATGTTTTCGAATACTTAAGGTGTCAGAAAGATTCTGTTGTTATTGGTGTTACTTCAGGTGTATTTGATATTTGGACTTTAGTTAATGACAAATATAAAATTTTTGATGTTTTGTTAGGCAACACAAGTAAACCAGAACTTGAATACCTTGTAACTCCATATTTCAAGAAAGCAATAGCGCAGCGACTAAGAGACAAAGGCAAACACGTAGTAGCTATTGGTGATTCGATGATTGACATTCCAATGTTAGAAATAGCAAATCAAGGGTATTTGGTCGCTCACGAAAAATTGAACAAAGCTGTGGAGTCTTACATAGCTAGAGTAGGATGTACAAATATCGATCAACTATTTGACGTTGAAGTATCTTATAACCTTAAAAGATGTTGTGAATTAGAAGAAGCATAA
- a CDS encoding radical SAM protein has product MIDRACISLGEKCNLKCAYCHFHNEGNGKLSGIPQEFTTDELIKIAKNLNDYAVVNKLKIFKIGIVGSGEPILQYRKIVSLIEYVKQNNLDRLAFYTITNGTILTDKILSFFLDHQDSIKMCFSLDGYEELHNLGREKYNVVFKGIKKYESKFGHKPPINCTVHSKTILNKTKLRHYLEYNNFKDVTFSRLFDSHDESMTISKDEYQSLLEDFKGSQFEVRQLDENNKKKYDCTMYGTLCGVGRTNIFITKRGIYPCGRFYGNEGYNYGAFDMDLENLEFQMGKMKPLEDGECYYDKYVEVK; this is encoded by the coding sequence GTGATTGATCGAGCTTGTATATCTCTTGGTGAGAAGTGTAACTTGAAGTGTGCTTACTGCCATTTTCATAATGAAGGTAATGGTAAGTTAAGTGGAATACCACAAGAGTTTACTACTGATGAGTTAATAAAAATAGCTAAAAATTTAAATGACTATGCAGTAGTTAACAAGCTAAAAATATTCAAAATCGGGATAGTTGGTTCTGGTGAGCCAATATTACAATATAGAAAAATTGTTAGTCTTATCGAATATGTAAAACAAAATAATCTGGATCGGTTGGCATTTTATACCATAACAAATGGGACAATATTAACAGATAAGATATTAAGTTTTTTCTTGGACCACCAGGATTCGATAAAAATGTGTTTTTCACTAGATGGTTATGAAGAGCTTCATAATCTGGGTAGAGAGAAATATAACGTTGTTTTTAAAGGTATAAAAAAGTATGAGTCTAAATTTGGTCATAAGCCTCCTATAAACTGTACAGTGCATAGTAAAACAATTTTAAACAAAACTAAACTTAGACATTATCTTGAATACAACAACTTTAAAGATGTAACATTCTCGCGCCTTTTTGATTCTCACGATGAGAGCATGACTATATCAAAAGACGAATACCAATCCTTACTTGAGGATTTCAAAGGTAGTCAGTTTGAAGTTCGCCAACTCGATGAAAATAATAAAAAGAAATATGACTGTACAATGTATGGCACGCTCTGTGGAGTAGGTCGCACAAATATCTTCATCACTAAACGTGGCATCTATCCGTGTGGTAGGTTCTATGGAAATGAAGGTTACAATTATGGTGCATTCGATATGGATCTTGAAAATTTAGAGTTTCAAATGGGTAAGATGAAGCCTTTAGAGGACGGTGAATGTTACTACGATAAGTATGTTGAGGTTAAATGA